A region of Candidatus Omnitrophota bacterium DNA encodes the following proteins:
- the rsgA gene encoding ribosome small subunit-dependent GTPase A, which translates to MRLEDFGYNAFFEESRAFLKLPVSSMARVTSCHKDTYTVAGEQGEYASKITGKIFYTAMEKENFPVVGDWVSLSGLEENHPTIKVILPRKNILLRRSAGGGDSQPIGANIDAAFIIQGLDRDYNLNRLERYLTAVTNCKIRPVLVLNKTDLISGEELQARISMIRKRFARLHIIPSSGITAGGTSGLKKFIRKKTTYCFIGSSGVGKSSLINSLTGENTLAIGAVSEFTKKGTHTTCHRSLLLLDNGGIVIDNPGMREFGLAGESAEIDSADIFSRIETIALKCRYSNCSHGGESGCAVRNAIDSGELDEAKYLSYIKLKKEVAHNTMTDLEKRRKDKKFGKFCKTVMKQKKK; encoded by the coding sequence ATGCGGCTTGAAGATTTCGGCTACAACGCTTTTTTCGAAGAGTCCCGGGCTTTTTTAAAACTTCCCGTCTCGTCCATGGCACGGGTGACATCCTGCCACAAAGACACCTACACCGTAGCGGGGGAACAAGGCGAATACGCCTCGAAGATCACCGGGAAAATATTCTATACCGCCATGGAAAAAGAAAACTTTCCCGTGGTCGGCGACTGGGTCTCGCTATCGGGTCTGGAAGAAAACCATCCCACAATAAAGGTTATACTGCCGAGAAAAAATATCCTCCTCCGCAGATCCGCGGGCGGCGGGGACAGTCAACCCATAGGCGCGAACATAGACGCGGCTTTTATAATACAGGGCCTTGACCGGGATTATAACCTGAACCGCCTGGAAAGATATCTGACGGCCGTCACAAATTGCAAAATAAGGCCTGTCCTCGTCCTGAATAAAACTGATCTGATATCCGGAGAAGAACTGCAGGCTAGGATATCAATGATCAGAAAAAGATTCGCTCGGCTGCATATAATCCCCTCCAGCGGCATAACAGCCGGAGGAACATCCGGGTTGAAAAAATTCATCCGGAAAAAAACAACCTATTGTTTCATCGGTTCTTCGGGCGTGGGCAAATCATCATTGATAAACAGCCTGACGGGCGAAAACACCCTGGCGATCGGCGCGGTAAGCGAATTCACAAAAAAGGGCACACACACTACCTGCCACAGATCATTGCTGCTTCTGGATAATGGCGGCATTGTCATAGACAACCCGGGGATGCGGGAATTCGGCCTCGCCGGAGAGTCGGCGGAAATAGACAGCGCCGATATATTCAGCCGGATAGAAACCATAGCGCTGAAATGCAGATATTCAAACTGCTCGCACGGCGGCGAAAGCGGATGCGCCGTCAGAAACGCTATTGATTCCGGCGAACTGGATGAGGCGAAATATCTCAGCTATATAAAACTCAAAAAGGAAGTGGCACACAACACCATGACCGACCTTGAAAAAAGGCGGAAAGACAAAAAGTTCGGTAAATTCTGCAAAACGGTCATGAAACAGAAGAAAAAATAA